DNA sequence from the Fusobacterium sp. SYSU M8D902 genome:
TCACTTATTTTTTTAGCTAAGTTTAAACTTAAATATGGGTGTTCGTAGTACCTCTTTTCTCCCCAATATCTATCCCAACCAGTATTAAAAACTATAAAATCTATGTTAGATAGCTCTTTTTCATAATTTTTTAATATATCTTCTCCCATCTCTCCCTCATTTTTCACTCTAATTATGAGAGCCTTTCCTACAAAATTTTCAATCTCTAACTCATCTACATTTTTATAGCCAGAAAATATATGAGAAGGTGCATCCATATGAGTTCCAACATGAGTATCTATATTTATATTAGTTTCCTTATAACCGTGTGCCTCATAGAATTTAGTCTGTCTAAATAATGCAACATCTTCATTATCATATTTTGTTAACTTCTCATCATAAATATGTGATAGATCAATAATTTTTTTCATACAACATCTCCCCTTTTAAAAAAAATAGGCCTGAGTATGATNNNNNNNNNNNNNNNNNNNNNNNNNN
Encoded proteins:
- a CDS encoding cyclase family protein, whose amino-acid sequence is MKKIIDLSHIYDEKLTKYDNEDVALFRQTKFYEAHGYKETNINIDTHVGTHMDAPSHIFSGYKNVDELEIENFVGKALIIRVKNEGEMGEDILKNYEKELSNIDFIVFNTGWDRYWGEKRYYEHPYLSLNLAKKISEYSNIKAVGIDTFSVDKYGDPFLEVHKTLLRSNKIYIMENLCNIDQISKEIVEIICLPLKIKGIDGGPVRVIAIEE